CTGGCAAATCATAGAACGATATACGAAAGACAGATATGCTACAAAATCACTGAATTATTTCAGAAAAAAGGTTGAAGGAAAAGATAAGTTGTCTGTAGAAGAATTAGTGGCTGTCTCTAAACTTTACAGAGTTTTACTGGATAATGATTCAGCATTGACTTACGCAGAAAAAGCCTACGAAAAGTTTCCCGGCAATGATTTAGCAAAAGTGGAATACGCCAGTGTACTTCATTTATCTAAAGACACCGTAAAAAGAGAAAAAAGCCATCAGATTATTGGTGATGTTTTGGAAAAGAAAATGAAACAAAATGAATCACAAAATATATTCGATTGTTTTATATTTTCAGAAAATTATCTGGATTCGTCAGTATTTGCAATGGCATATCTTATTAACGGCGATGCAGATCTTGAGATGTGGGATTACGTTGCAGAAGAATATTATTATTGCCCTGTCTTCCGTTACGAGCATGCAGTAAAATTATCTGAATCTGAAAATACAGGTTTGCGTGCTCTCGCCAAACTCACTTCTTTAAGTCAGGAATTTCCATGGTTTACAACTGCAGTGCAGTCTACAGTAAAAAACATAGAATCTATGCGTGTTCAGTTGGGCAAACCCGATTTTATGGAAAAGGAATATTTAGAGTTTAAAAACAATCTTCAATGATAGTTCTTTTTTAATATTGATTTAAAAATCCCGAATTTATTAGCTTTTATGAATATATCTTGATAATTTAATTCCCAAGTCTGTCCATACAATTTTAGGATTTCCATTTCTTGTAAGATGTAAATCGGCAGTGTTTATTTCTTCTAAAATATTAATAATATTTGCACCGCTGATATATTTTGAAAAACCAGCCCAGTTGAAACCATTGGCATCAATCTTTTTGTACACCAATTCTTCAGACTGATAATTTTGCAATAAAGCCAATCTGAAAATTTCTGAGGCATAGTTGAGAAAGTTTTTTTGCTTTTCTCTGTTCCAGCCTGCAATTTCTTTTGCCCAAATAATGATGTTTTTAAGATATTCCGGTTTCTTTTTTACCATAAATGCATCACGAACCCACTGTACAAATAGCTTTTCAAACTCCGGATTTTTATCTTGTGAACTTAGAAATTTTACGGCATCATTGAGATTTCCTTGTGACTGATGCACAACCTCCTTCCCTTTTTCATCTGAAATATTAAATTTACTTTTCAAATAAACTTCCAAATCTTCATCATTAATTCTTGGAACTTCAATCAGCTGCGTTCTTGATAAAATCGTTGGTAAAATATCGTCACTGCTTTCTGCCGTTAAAAGAATGATTGTTTTTGCTGGTGGTTCTTCTAAAAATTTAAGAAACTTGTTGGATGCTGCTGTATTCATTTTATCAGCACGCCAAACGATAAGAATTTTAGTTCCGCCCTCAAAACTTTTTAAAGCAAATTTTTGATTTTGCTCATCTATTTCATCTGCAGAAATAAAGAACTGTTTGTTTTCAGATTCAAGAACGGCAGTCCAATCGTCAAAACTCGCGTAGGGAAAATCTAAGATCATTTCTCTGAATTCCTCAAATTTATTTTTGCTTAATGAGTTTCTATTATCGGTAAAAACAGGAAAGCTGAAGTGTAAATCTAAGTGATTAAGATGTTCTACTTTTGATGCAGCATGCTCATTTTCACCTTTTAATATTTCTTTTGCATACGCTAAAACCAAAGGCATTGTTCCGTAGCCTTCTTTTCCTATGAAAAGCTGGGCGTGGCTTACTCGGTTTTCGGTGATGCTGTCTTTAAGAAGTTTTTTAAGATTTTCTTGTCCGGCGATGTTTTCCCAATTCATGTTTCAAAGATAAGAATTTTTGAAAAGGGTAGCGAGTCAAGTGTTAATTTTGCTTCGCAAGTAAATAGTTAATTTTAATGTCATTAAAAATTTGACAGTAAAGCTAATTTTTCATTGACAATTCATTACAAATTCACCCTTAACAAACTTTAACCTCAGTAAATTTTTACAATTCATTAATATTTAAGATATTTGCGCATTATTTTAAAAATATAGAATGAAAAAAATTTTTGTACTATCATTCATTTCAGTGGGGTACTTCCTTAACGCGCAAAGTTTGAGCAACTCACCTTATGCAACTTACGGAATTGGTGATGTAAAATATGATAATACGATTGAAACTTCCTCTATGGGAGGGATCTCAACTGCTTTTATAAGTGATTTCAGCAGTAATTTTAACTTCGGAAACCCTGCGAATAACAGTAATTTTGAGTTAACAAGTATTAAGCTTGAAGCTACTAACGAAAACAATTATTTTAAAACTGATTATAATAATACGAAGTCTACCAAACATTCTACGTATTTATCTAATATATCTATCGCTTTTCCTATTTCATCAAAAATAAAAATGGGTTTCCTTTACCAACCGTATAGTTCTAAAAGCTATGAGGTAGTACATGATGAAACAATTGATGGAGCAATCAATCGAAATATATTCAAAGGTAGTGGAACTTTAAATACCGCTCAGTTAGCCCTATCTTATAAAATCAATTCTCAATTTGCTGTAGGAGCAAGAGCTAATTATTATTTTGGTAATCTTTATGATTTAAATGAATTTTCAAATTCTAATGCTGAATTAATAAATGGTTACGAAACCAAAAACAGCATTAAAAATTTCAACTTTACATTAGGTACAAGTTATCAAAGTGTAAATACAAGTACCGATCGTAAACTGACCATTGGGGCAACTGCTACATTTGGTAATACAAGTAATATGAACACCAATTATATTAACAGCACTTATTATTACAGTGATGTTGATACAAAAGCGGGAGAAACAATTATTGATCAAAAAAATACAAGTTCAAACAATTTACTTCCACTTCAGGCTTCAATAGGTGTAGGATACGGAAGTGAAAACCATTGGTTCCTTTCAGGACAGATTGATTATAAAAAAGGAGAATCTATCAGCTATTTCGGTAATACTTTTGATTATCAGGATTCTTACAGGATTTCTGCCGGAGGTTGGTATTTACCAAACTATAACAACTTTAGAAGTTATTTCTCAAGAGTTGTTTACCGATATGGAGCTTTCTATGAAAAAGGAAGTCTTGAAATTGCAGGAAACAGTATCAATAAATTTGGTATATCAGGAGGAGTAATGCTACCATTCAAAAATAGCAGTATCACAAGAATGAGTGGTCTTGAAATTGGTGTAGAATTAGGAAAAAGAGGAACGCTTAAAAACAATCTGATTAATCAGAATTTTGTTAACCTGAAAGTTGGTTTCAATTTTGCTGACAGATGGTTTAGAAAACAGCTTTACAACTAAGAATGAATTTTATTTCAAACATAAATTTTAAAAATATAGCATACCTTTTTAGTTGTGCTATATTTTTTATATTCACATCCTGCGAAGAAGACCTCACCAAACCAAAAGGCGGCAACGAAAAAAACTTCCCATCGCAGATTATTCACAATGCAAAAATTATACAGAGAGATTCTGGTTTTATTACCCTAAAAGCAACGGCTCCGATTATTGAAAAATACGAGTTGATCGACAGTCCATATACTGTTGCTAAAAAAGGAATGAAAATAGAGTTTTTTGATAAAAAAAATCCTAAAAAACCTGGTAACATTACTGCAAAATATGCAAAAATGTACGATTATAAAAAATTCTACGAAGCAAGAGGCAATGTAAGAATTCTTACCAGTGACGGACAAAGATTTGCTACCCAAAGTGTTTTTTGGGATCAGAAAAAAAATAGAATCTACACAAGAGACACTGTTTATGCAACTATGGAAGATGGCTCTACTCTTGTACACGCCAACGGAATGACCGCTAAAGACGATTTCTCAGAATATAAATTTTTCAACAATTCTGGAGATCTTGATGTAAGCAAGGCTAAAATTGCACAACCAAGACCTTAACCAATGACTGTTTATAAAGCAATAGGATTAATGTCGGGAACCAGTTTAGATGGTTTAGATATTTGTTTTGCAAAATTTTGGAAAGAAAATTCTTCTTGGAAATTTGAAATCATCAAAGCTGAAACGATTCTTTACCCTAAAGTTTTAGAGGAGCAGCTTAGAAATTCTATTTATTTATCTTCACAGGATTTATTAGCCTTACATTCAGAATACGGCTTTTATTTAGGTGAAATTACCAAAGATTTCATTACGAAAAACCAGCTTTCAGATATTGATTTGATTGCGTCTCATGGTCATACTGTTTTCCATCAACCTCAAAGAAAATTCACCCTTCAGATTGGTGACGGAAGAGCCATAAAATTACAAACTAAAATTCCAGTTATTTACGATTTCCGATCTCAGGATGTTTTATTAGGCGGAAACGGAGCGCCTTTGGTTCCGATTGGTGATGAGTTATTATTTTCGGATTACAATGCATGTCTTAATTTAGGTGGATTTTCGAATATTTCGTTTAAAATCAATGAAGAAAGAATCGCTTTTGATATTGCTCCGGTAAATATTGTTTTAAATAAATTAGTTCAGGAGTTTGGTCAAGATTACGATGAAAACGGCGATTTATCGAGAAAAGGAAATATTAATCCTCAATTATTAGAACAATTAAATTCTTTGGATTTTTATGCGCTGTCTCATCCAAAATCATTGGGAATTGAATGGTGTAATGCAAATATATTCCCTTTTTTTTCAGGGATTGAAAATTTAGATGTTTTAGCAACTTTTACAGAACATGCTGCTGAACAGATTTCTAAAATCTTCAATATTCATCAGTTTAATAAAGTACTTTTTACAGGAGGCGGAACTTACAACCAATTTCTTATCGAAAAAATAAAAAGCAAAACGAATACAGAAATCATTATTCCCGAAAAACAGATTATTGATTTTAAAGAAGCATTAATCTTTGCTTTTATGGGCGTTCTCAGATTGAATAATGAAACCAACGTTCTTGCTTCGGCAACAGGAAGTTCACATAACCACAGTTCCGGAATTATCGCATAAAAAAACCTTCATTTCTGAAGGTTTTCGTTTTATTTATAAGCTTCGATTTTATCGGTCAAAGTATTAATGAAATTCTGAAGCGGTTTCTCAACCATCATTTTGATAAAAGGATTAAATTTCCCTTCAAAAAGCATCTGTACTTCAGTCTGATTTTCGTTCAAAGGTTTCAAAGTTGCTGTAAGAGCAAAATCTAAGCTTGAGCTAGCCGATTTCAAAACAGCTTTTTCATCTGTAACTTCATCTATTTTGAGTGCAATTTCAGGCATTCCTTGAAGTCCGAATTTAAAGCCATCTTCTCTGGTTTCAAATTTTTGAAGACCATCCGGCATAAATTCTTTATAATTTTCAGGAGATTTCAGCAACTCAGATAAATCTTTAGATGATTTATTGACAATAATTTTTCGTCCTTCTAAATTCATTTTTTATTTTTGTATTTAAATTACTACAAATGTATAAAGTTTTTGTGAACGAAAAAAAATTATTGATATCTAAGAACCCTGAAAACTTAGAGAAAGTCTTAAATTACGAAAGTTTCACAACTTTAGAAATTGCCCTTGATCTTTTGCAGAACACATCGACTTCCGAGCTTAATGTGTACGGCGAACAGATTGATGAGATCTGGAAAGAATTTAAAAAACTTTTCAGGATTATTGAGGCTGCAGGAGGAATTGTAAATAAGCCAAACGGAGATACACTTTTCATCAGAAGATTAGGCAAATGGGATCTTCCGAAAGGCAAAATGGAAAAAGGTGAATCTCGTGAAGAATCTGCCATAAGAGAAATTGAGGAAGAAACCAATCTGCAGAATGTAGAGCTCAAAGATTTCATCAATACAACCTATCATATTTATATCGAAAGAAATGGCGACCGTGTTTTGAAACACACCCATTGGTTTGAAATGTTTTTTGATGGTGAAGATACCTCAAAACCTCAGTTAGAAGAAGGCATCACAGAAGTTGCCTGGAAAAACACCACTCAGATTGAGAATGAAGTTTTTCCAAACACGTTTCAAAATATAAAATTGATTATTAATGAATTTTGGGATACAAAATCTAAATAAAATCGATTGCTTTTTCTAAAGAAATCCCACGTGAAGCTTTAAGCAGAATATTTTCTGACTGAATTTTGTTGCCTTTTAAATATTGAATTAATTCATCTGTACTTTCAAAAG
Above is a genomic segment from Chryseobacterium mulctrae containing:
- a CDS encoding DNA polymerase III subunit, with protein sequence MNWENIAGQENLKKLLKDSITENRVSHAQLFIGKEGYGTMPLVLAYAKEILKGENEHAASKVEHLNHLDLHFSFPVFTDNRNSLSKNKFEEFREMILDFPYASFDDWTAVLESENKQFFISADEIDEQNQKFALKSFEGGTKILIVWRADKMNTAASNKFLKFLEEPPAKTIILLTAESSDDILPTILSRTQLIEVPRINDEDLEVYLKSKFNISDEKGKEVVHQSQGNLNDAVKFLSSQDKNPEFEKLFVQWVRDAFMVKKKPEYLKNIIIWAKEIAGWNREKQKNFLNYASEIFRLALLQNYQSEELVYKKIDANGFNWAGFSKYISGANIINILEEINTADLHLTRNGNPKIVWTDLGIKLSRYIHKS
- the lptC gene encoding LPS export ABC transporter periplasmic protein LptC produces the protein MNFISNINFKNIAYLFSCAIFFIFTSCEEDLTKPKGGNEKNFPSQIIHNAKIIQRDSGFITLKATAPIIEKYELIDSPYTVAKKGMKIEFFDKKNPKKPGNITAKYAKMYDYKKFYEARGNVRILTSDGQRFATQSVFWDQKKNRIYTRDTVYATMEDGSTLVHANGMTAKDDFSEYKFFNNSGDLDVSKAKIAQPRP
- a CDS encoding anhydro-N-acetylmuramic acid kinase codes for the protein MTVYKAIGLMSGTSLDGLDICFAKFWKENSSWKFEIIKAETILYPKVLEEQLRNSIYLSSQDLLALHSEYGFYLGEITKDFITKNQLSDIDLIASHGHTVFHQPQRKFTLQIGDGRAIKLQTKIPVIYDFRSQDVLLGGNGAPLVPIGDELLFSDYNACLNLGGFSNISFKINEERIAFDIAPVNIVLNKLVQEFGQDYDENGDLSRKGNINPQLLEQLNSLDFYALSHPKSLGIEWCNANIFPFFSGIENLDVLATFTEHAAEQISKIFNIHQFNKVLFTGGGTYNQFLIEKIKSKTNTEIIIPEKQIIDFKEALIFAFMGVLRLNNETNVLASATGSSHNHSSGIIA
- a CDS encoding NUDIX hydrolase, with the protein product MYKVFVNEKKLLISKNPENLEKVLNYESFTTLEIALDLLQNTSTSELNVYGEQIDEIWKEFKKLFRIIEAAGGIVNKPNGDTLFIRRLGKWDLPKGKMEKGESREESAIREIEEETNLQNVELKDFINTTYHIYIERNGDRVLKHTHWFEMFFDGEDTSKPQLEEGITEVAWKNTTQIENEVFPNTFQNIKLIINEFWDTKSK